The genomic DNA ATAAAAACATTTTTCACAGCCACTGTTAGGAATAACCAAGTCAACAAACTGATTCGTTATAATAACAGATTCTCTCTCTTCATAAGACATAATTGGTGGTTGGCCTTTATACGTATTAATAAAGTTATCCGTATTTAATACAACTATTACAAAATCACCTATCTGAGTACATTTATAAAACAATTCGACATGCCCCTTATGCAACAAATCAAATGTACCTGCAGTATAAACAACATGTGTTGCAAAACGTGTCATATTTGGTTTATTTTTCATCTTTAAAATAGGCTCGTATTTGTCTTCCCAGGTTATTGATTTTTATAACTAACAAGGAAACTGTTTTATCCTTGGTGGCCAGGCAATATGGTAACTGAGCCACCACATGCTTAAATTTGGAGAGTAGAAAGGATCATTACTCAAAATATCTCTCCAGCGTTGTAACATCAGGTCATACTCCTTCTTAAACTTGTAATAGTTATTAAGTTCATAATTATGATTGTGAGTTGATTTATAGTAATACATTTCTGCATAAGGTGTCCATACATTTCGATAACCTAACTTCCTTATTTTAAGACAGAAATCTATATCATTGAAAGTAACGCCCAATGACTTATCAAAACCTTCCACTTGCTCAAATAATTGTTTGCGTATCATTAGGCAGGAACCTGAAACCGCACTGACTTCACGAAGAAGTACTGCACTGCCGTAATATCCGGTATCTCCCCTTTTAAGATTAGTGAAAGCGTGGCCGGCTATACCAAAACTACTATATCCTAAAATTAAACATCCATGTTGCAATTTATTGTTCGGATACCATAGACAGGCTCCAACAGCTCCAATATCATCCCGAACTGCATGGCTCATCATCTCTTCTATCCAATTGGGAGAAATAATCTTGATACCATCGTGCATGAAACAGAGGATGCGACCTTTTGCTACCCTTGCTGCGATATTGTTTAAACAGAAGCAGTTTAAGGAACTTTTATCGTGAATGACAAGAACCCTAACCTTTTGCAGCTTTTTTAGCTGTGTTAGCGTCTCATCATCGATACTGTTATTATTGACAACGATGATTTCATAGTTATGGTATGACGTTTTTGTATGGATTGATTTAATACAAGTATTCAGAAGATTACTTCTGTTCCGGGTATGTATAATGATGCTGACCATGGGTTGGAAGCTGGGGGTGGGGGGATTAAATTTAACCCGATTCATTGTTAATGAATTTGGATGATTTGAAATATCAACTGATAATTCACGCCGTAACAAGTGATCTGAAACGCATCTCAGTGTTGCTTCAACGACATAGGGTTTGGTTTTAATACCGGTGGTTATGCTCCCGGGTGAAAGGCGCCAGTGATAGAGGACACGCGGGATATGGATAATTTGATCTCGCGAAAGACGTTCTATACATCTTAATGCCAGATCCCAGTCCTGTGCACCTTCAAATCCTTTTCGAAAACCATCAATCTCTGCTAAGAGGCTTCTTCGGTAACAGTCAAGGTGAGCAATAATGTTTTGACCTAGCATTAGTTCATAGTTATAGTCACATTTAAAGTAAGGGTTAAAACGTTTACCTGTAGTAGTCATCAAGTCAAAATCCGAGTAGATCAGGCAAGCAGCTGGATTTTGTATAATGGCATCCGCCATGAACCAAAGAGCTAATGGATGCAATACATCATCATGATCCAGCAGAGCTACGAATTCTCCATTTGCTAAATTCAAAGCTGAGTTGCTCGCAGTAGAGATATGACCGTTAGCGTTACAAAAAACAACGTTTATGCGTTTGTCTTTTGCAGCATAAGTAAGAAGTAGATCTTTTACGCCCGATAATTCAGTAGATGCATCATCAGCTATGCACAATTGCCAGTTAGTATAGATCTGTTGCTGAACACTTTCTATTGCTTTCTCCAGGTAAACAAGGTTACTGTTATATGTCGGCATGATAATAGAAATAAGTGGTTTATGTTCCCATGAAACCGCTTTTTGGGCAAATTTTGGATAACTCCTTACTGGTGGTTCGAATGCGGAGATCCATTTTTCATAAGAATATGGGATATTAATTATCAACATAAAAATATTTCGATACCCCAAGTTATAAATTCTGTAAAAAAGTATCTTTATTAACTGCGGGAAAAAAAAAGGGTAGCGTGGGATTTCATTAAAAATTATTTTTATAAAAGCTTTTAATTTTTGTAAGAAACGTACAGATTGTGATACAATTTTCAACGTTAAAATTTTTAACTTTAATAACCTGTAATAATCATCAAAAGTTCTAATCCTTTTCATATGTATTTTTATTATGTCTGTAGGATAATCTGAATGCTGTTTTATTGATTTTTCCCAATCTATAACTCCTTTTTTAATTAATAGAACTTTTACAAAAGGAAATCCATTATCAATTAGTTCTTTCCAATTATTAGCAACGATATTACCTTGTATTTCTCTAAAATCAATGTATGTAAGATATTTAAAGCCTGCTTCAACAAGTTGTTTTGAAAGTCCAACTTCATATTTTTTTATAATATCATGTTTATTAAGTTCTATTTTTATTGACTTTATAAAGTCAATAAAAACTTCTGATTTAAAAACATTTTTTTTAAAAACAAGAAAAAAACTTTGCAAATGTTCTTCTAATAATTCACCATCTAATACATCACTTTTATTTTTAGTAAATCCCCAAAAATCCCATTCTTTTGATTGCATTTTATCAAAAATAATATTTAATTCAAAAAAAGGTCCATAACAAGAATCATTGCAAAAAATTAACTCATCATATTCATTTAGATTGTCTTTTATTGATAAAATGCCTTTTTGATAACTTCCAAAGTCATATTTCCCATGTTTTTTAGCTAAGATAGGATCGCAATACTCAGATACTTTATTTATTTCTTTCTGGTTTAAATCACAATCAGATACAAATATTATCTTAAAACAAATTTTTTTTAATTTTTTAATATAAAAAATCACATAATCATCAATTAGGTTATCTTTATCATAATGTGCAAATATACAAACTCTTTTCATTTATAAAACCATTCTTTAACTTTTTAGAGCCTCATCCCTAGATTATTCAAGTAAAAAGAGTATCCAAGGGAAATTTCTATATTCAATAAATTTACGGACATTTGTTTTATCTGTATCAGCAAAATATATATCATATTTTGATGGATCCATTATATAATCACATGGATAACCCCAAAGACCTTGAGTTAACAAAGGAACATCCATGGATCTGTTCGCTATATATTTCCCGGTCATACCATTATACAGAAGTTGATAACTTAAGCTTAAAAGATTTCCTATACGTGTGTATATTAATAAATTTTCATCTATCCCCAAGTCGGTTTCAGATAGATCAGTAATAATTGGATTTCCGCTTGATAAATCAACTGAAATATATTGCGGTATCTTTTGTTCATTCATAAATATATGGTGATAATAAATGAATTTAGTTGAATTTGAACTCCAAACAACCATGTTCCATTCACCTAAGAAAGCTTCCTTAATAATTGTTCTATTAGTACCATCACTATCAATCATTATAAGTCTTTCATGATTGCATAATAGATACCCATCCTGACATGCTGATCTACGTTCAACAATAAGTAACTTTTGATGATTTGGTGACATCCATATTATATCAAAAGCAGCGAACGGGGATTGGGGATTAGAGATTGTATTAATATTTGAGCCAGTCAAGTCTGTTTTTTTTAGGATTTTATCATTATCATCAATGTAAAGTATATATCCATTTGAATCAAAAACAGCATTTCCCTTAACAACAATATTTGGTATCTCATTTGTTTGTTTTGATGAAACATTATAAATTTTAACTGTACGAGGCTCTCCACTATTCACTCGTTCAGCATATACGATTTTAGTTAAATCTGCGCTAAGTGTTCCTCCATTTGCATCATTGCAATTTTCTTTTATTATATCAAATGTATCATTTACAGGGTCATAAAGATACATATTTGCAGGATAATCCACACAGCCTTCTGTCTTTAGTCCATAAAAAAAGATTTTCCCAGCCGCAGACTCTGACCCATAAATTACATATGGCTTGATAATAATCATATATAATATGGTTATTAATATTGCTTTTTTAAAAAATAAAACTTGAATTTGCTTTTCTCCAAAATATGAAATATTGTTCAGAAGTTTTCTATCTTGGTGTGTATGTATTTCTTTCCCATAACTTCTGCATAAAATTTCCTTTTTGCCCCCTAATCAATTCTTACGATGAGCCTCACGACTCAAGCCCCGCACCTTGTGGGCTGGGGGTAATTGACCCGTCCGGATGCAGTTCTGAAATATTCTCCTGTATAAAAAAACATATTAAGGGTATAATACTATGATGAACAATACAATAAATTACTTAAAGAAATAGATATAAATTCTTCTACAGAACGCAAATTTTTAGATTATCTATATAAAAAAGAAACGATATTTTTATAAAGGTTACATTTTAAACAAATTTTTTTAATATAACATGAGATCACATATTGATAAAAGGTCATATTTAAGCGACGGCTCATATATGACCTTTTTTATATAGTTATTAATGTTTGCTCTGAATATACTTTTTAAACCAATTACTCTTACAAATCAAAATGATGAAGGAACACTCCTCTAAGTTTTACAAACATGGCACAAATATTGAAATATAAAGACCGTGAATAAATGAATCGCCGGAAATATTTCGGGAACAATCAAAAAAATCACATCAAAAAATAAGGGAGAACTTACCATGAACAATGACCGCATCGAATCATCCGCAAGACAATCTTACGTATTCAAAACCTACCTCAATGGCGATGACATTAAAATTACGTCCAAGGATGGCGCTGTCATCTTGACCGGAAGTGTTTCCGACGAAGCCCACAAATCATTGGCAGAGGAGACTGTTGCTAGCCTGCCAGGAGTTACAAGCGTGGATAACAATCTGGAAATAAAAGGTGAAGTCCCTGCGGTGCACTCGAATGCATGGATCATTACCAAAGTAAAAGCTACACTTTTATTCAATCGGAACGTTAGAGCCATGAAAACTGAGGTTTTCGTAGAAGATGGAACCGTAACTTTGCGCGGCGAAGCTACCAGCAATGCTCAAAAGGACCTGACGACCGAATACGTTAAAGATGTGGAAGGTGTCAGAGACGTTATAAATGAGATGACACTGTTAATTGACGTAATGAAGCCAGACGAAAAAACTATGGACGAAAAGATAGATACCATTATAGAATCGATTGATGACTCGTCCATCACCGCTATGGTCAAAATGACGTTGATGTATCATCGTTCAACCAGCGCTCTCAACACTACTGTAAAAACGAAAGAAGGGGTAGTCACTTTGGGAGGAAATATCAAAAATGATGCTGAAAAAAGTCTGGCCACCCAAATTGTAAGCGATGTTCACGGAGTAAAGAATGTGATCAACAATATGACAAACGCCCAAGACCAATTAAGGTTAGGCTTTCGGCATACCTTGGAATCCGAAGGTTTGGAATCAGAAGGTCAAGAAAAAAATTAGGCCTGCAGTATTATTTAAACAAGGGGTTGCAAACACTTACAAACCCTTGTTATGTTCTAATATTAAGATAGGCATCAAATGAGAATAATCAGAATTCTTTCAATCGTATTTATTGCTATAAGTATCATGGCTTTTGGATATCAAGGGATTAGTTACACGACCAGAGAAAAAGTTATAGATCTCGGTCCATTGAAAATGACAGCAGAGAAAACTAAAACGCTTCCATTGCCGCCAATCGTAGGCGGTATTGCGCTCGTTAGCGGCATCGTACTTCTGGTCATAGGAATAAAAAAGGACTGAACTTAAAACGAAAAGCCGACGTTCAATTAATCGTAAAAAAAATAAAGGAATAATAAATATGAAAATTTGGAAAACATTATTAGGAGTTGCACTGAGTGTTATAATTATTACAGGCAACAGTCATGTCTTTGCTATGTCTTTGTTCAGGACATCAGGACCTGAAATGAAATGTGAGCAACGTTTTGCCGAGATGGATACAGACAATGATGGAAAAGTATTTTTCAAAGAGTTTATAGCTGTCAAACATCCTAAAGGTAATCCGGAGGAAATTTTTAAATTAAGAGATACCGATAAAGACGGATTTCTTACGAAAGAAGAATTTTGTGCAAAAAGTGTGGGGCAGGGAAAAAGGCGGTAAATTTTAAAGTAAAAAAATTATAATAAGGAGTATAATATGCGAAAATTTTTTGTTGAGCTGCTCATAGCATCGTTTTTCCCCTTTATCGTAGGATTTAGCGATGTGCCTACGGATAAGGATATAGAGCAGGACACCATTAAAAAAGCTATTTTTTTCCCACAGGGCCAGTTGTTTTTCCCCCCAATGGCAAACTCTAAAGAGCCTCG from Desulfobacterales bacterium includes the following:
- a CDS encoding adenylyltransferase/cytidyltransferase family protein yields the protein MKNKPNMTRFATHVVYTAGTFDLLHKGHVELFYKCTQIGDFVIVVLNTDNFINTYKGQPPIMSYEERESVIITNQFVDLVIPNSGCEKCFYTIMNHAVTHGYENMFSIVIGDDWKYKDYAAQMGVINNDLDLFHKVVKYVPRYKGVSTTSIKNRVIAQSQKISKCGPK
- a CDS encoding glycosyltransferase → MKRVCIFAHYDKDNLIDDYVIFYIKKLKKICFKIIFVSDCDLNQKEINKVSEYCDPILAKKHGKYDFGSYQKGILSIKDNLNEYDELIFCNDSCYGPFFELNIIFDKMQSKEWDFWGFTKNKSDVLDGELLEEHLQSFFLVFKKNVFKSEVFIDFIKSIKIELNKHDIIKKYEVGLSKQLVEAGFKYLTYIDFREIQGNIVANNWKELIDNGFPFVKVLLIKKGVIDWEKSIKQHSDYPTDIIKIHMKRIRTFDDYYRLLKLKILTLKIVSQSVRFLQKLKAFIKIIFNEIPRYPFFFPQLIKILFYRIYNLGYRNIFMLIINIPYSYEKWISAFEPPVRSYPKFAQKAVSWEHKPLISIIMPTYNSNLVYLEKAIESVQQQIYTNWQLCIADDASTELSGVKDLLLTYAAKDKRINVVFCNANGHISTASNSALNLANGEFVALLDHDDVLHPLALWFMADAIIQNPAACLIYSDFDLMTTTGKRFNPYFKCDYNYELMLGQNIIAHLDCYRRSLLAEIDGFRKGFEGAQDWDLALRCIERLSRDQIIHIPRVLYHWRLSPGSITTGIKTKPYVVEATLRCVSDHLLRRELSVDISNHPNSLTMNRVKFNPPTPSFQPMVSIIIHTRNRSNLLNTCIKSIHTKTSYHNYEIIVVNNNSIDDETLTQLKKLQKVRVLVIHDKSSLNCFCLNNIAARVAKGRILCFMHDGIKIISPNWIEEMMSHAVRDDIGAVGACLWYPNNKLQHGCLILGYSSFGIAGHAFTNLKRGDTGYYGSAVLLREVSAVSGSCLMIRKQLFEQVEGFDKSLGVTFNDIDFCLKIRKLGYRNVWTPYAEMYYYKSTHNHNYELNNYYKFKKEYDLMLQRWRDILSNDPFYSPNLSMWWLSYHIAWPPRIKQFPC
- a CDS encoding BON domain-containing protein, which translates into the protein MNNDRIESSARQSYVFKTYLNGDDIKITSKDGAVILTGSVSDEAHKSLAEETVASLPGVTSVDNNLEIKGEVPAVHSNAWIITKVKATLLFNRNVRAMKTEVFVEDGTVTLRGEATSNAQKDLTTEYVKDVEGVRDVINEMTLLIDVMKPDEKTMDEKIDTIIESIDDSSITAMVKMTLMYHRSTSALNTTVKTKEGVVTLGGNIKNDAEKSLATQIVSDVHGVKNVINNMTNAQDQLRLGFRHTLESEGLESEGQEKN
- a CDS encoding DUF3185 domain-containing protein, with protein sequence MRIIRILSIVFIAISIMAFGYQGISYTTREKVIDLGPLKMTAEKTKTLPLPPIVGGIALVSGIVLLVIGIKKD
- a CDS encoding EF-hand domain-containing protein, producing the protein MKIWKTLLGVALSVIIITGNSHVFAMSLFRTSGPEMKCEQRFAEMDTDNDGKVFFKEFIAVKHPKGNPEEIFKLRDTDKDGFLTKEEFCAKSVGQGKRR